The following are from one region of the Candidatus Neomarinimicrobiota bacterium genome:
- the rpsA gene encoding 30S ribosomal protein S1, which produces MIIAIDGPAGSGKTTTAREVARRLGMARLDTGAMYRAITLGVLEAGLDPQDSKAVEDLLDSLQVDMNGDRVFLNGKDVTDRIRLSDVTEAVSPVSAMKAVRKKMVCLQREIGRKQDCVVDGRDIGTVVFPDADYKFFLVADIRVRAERRLKEQTEKGEKLSLDDVMHQIDMRDRMDSSRDQSPLKKADDAIEINTSDLTIDQQVQRIIDKVESNPNDTMKESLMTEEKTVEQVETENPQEPVIAEAEKKSIADPYDMIKKVTRDQVEEINEEKEEIDEELETLYNRTLKKFNDDKRVMGHVIRVGEKDVVVDIGFKSEGMIPLEEFGDNIPEVGEQIEIYVDKIEDQHGQLVLSKKKADFLKSWEVLKQKYADNDIIEGKIIKRIKGGMVVDLNGVEAFLPGSQIDVRPITDFDAYIGKTMDFKIVKLNEARKNIVVSHKEIKEEALKEKREELLSQIQVDQVLKGRVKNITDFGVFVDLGGVDGLLHITDMSWGRINHPSEMVKVDDIIEVKVIDYDTEKQRVSLGLKQLTPHPWDEIEQRYPIGSVVKGRAVSITNYGIFVELEKGVEGLIHISELSWTQHIKHPSELFSLNDEIEAKVLSIDSEERKISLGVKQLQPDPWESIEQRYTEGMQVKGVVRNLTQFGAFVELEEGIDGLVHVSDLSWTRKIRHPKEVLQKGQEVEVVILEVNTGSRKISLGIKQLEANPWDVIEEKYKPGSMAKGEVLKILEKGVIVQLEENVEGLIPMGDMSKKDRKNYTKAVKVGEDVELRVEKVDRDERKVILSRDDLIMNEEEKEIAKVISSQENATQKIEIPEDILNKLQTEEKIAEAEEKEKPAKKKAESKKKSPKKAEKKADKESDQPEEAPAEETSEAADKVEDKVEDKKEEAVESKAADAKEIAEEDVEKEAAGKKE; this is translated from the coding sequence ATGATCATTGCGATTGACGGTCCGGCCGGATCGGGAAAAACAACAACAGCCCGGGAGGTAGCCCGGCGTTTGGGTATGGCACGCCTGGATACAGGAGCCATGTACCGTGCGATTACTCTGGGTGTTTTGGAAGCCGGTCTTGATCCGCAGGACAGCAAAGCGGTGGAAGATCTTTTAGATTCACTTCAGGTGGATATGAATGGTGACCGGGTTTTTCTCAACGGAAAAGATGTGACAGACCGGATCCGCCTTTCCGATGTCACCGAAGCTGTGAGTCCCGTAAGCGCCATGAAAGCGGTCCGGAAAAAGATGGTTTGCCTTCAGCGGGAAATCGGTCGGAAACAGGATTGTGTGGTGGACGGACGGGATATCGGGACGGTGGTCTTTCCCGATGCCGATTATAAATTTTTCCTGGTGGCCGATATACGTGTAAGGGCGGAAAGACGCCTGAAAGAGCAGACTGAAAAAGGAGAAAAACTGTCACTGGATGATGTGATGCATCAGATTGACATGCGGGACCGGATGGATTCCTCCCGGGATCAATCCCCCCTGAAAAAAGCAGATGATGCTATTGAAATAAACACCTCGGATCTGACAATCGACCAGCAGGTCCAGAGGATTATTGATAAGGTCGAATCAAACCCCAATGATACGATGAAGGAGTCTTTGATGACGGAAGAAAAAACCGTTGAGCAGGTTGAAACTGAAAACCCTCAGGAGCCCGTGATTGCTGAGGCAGAAAAAAAATCAATCGCGGATCCCTATGATATGATTAAAAAAGTCACACGGGACCAGGTGGAAGAAATCAATGAAGAAAAAGAAGAGATCGACGAGGAACTTGAAACCCTCTATAACCGGACTCTGAAGAAATTTAACGACGACAAGCGGGTTATGGGACATGTAATCCGTGTGGGTGAAAAAGATGTGGTGGTGGATATTGGATTCAAATCCGAAGGCATGATTCCCCTGGAAGAATTCGGAGACAATATCCCTGAAGTCGGTGAACAAATTGAGATCTATGTCGATAAAATCGAAGATCAGCACGGTCAACTGGTTTTATCGAAAAAGAAAGCCGATTTTCTTAAATCCTGGGAAGTACTCAAACAGAAGTATGCCGACAACGACATTATTGAAGGTAAGATTATCAAACGGATTAAAGGCGGTATGGTTGTAGATCTGAACGGTGTGGAAGCTTTTCTCCCCGGATCCCAGATCGACGTGCGCCCCATTACCGATTTTGATGCATATATCGGAAAAACCATGGATTTCAAAATTGTGAAGCTGAACGAAGCACGGAAAAATATCGTCGTCAGCCACAAGGAAATCAAGGAAGAAGCCCTGAAAGAGAAACGGGAAGAACTTTTAAGCCAGATCCAGGTGGATCAGGTATTGAAAGGCCGTGTCAAGAATATTACCGATTTTGGTGTTTTTGTGGACCTGGGCGGTGTGGACGGACTGCTTCACATTACGGATATGTCCTGGGGACGCATCAACCATCCTTCCGAAATGGTGAAAGTGGATGATATCATTGAAGTGAAGGTGATAGATTACGATACGGAAAAACAGCGGGTTTCTTTGGGACTTAAGCAGCTGACACCCCATCCGTGGGATGAGATCGAACAGCGCTATCCCATTGGTTCCGTTGTGAAGGGAAGAGCCGTTTCCATTACCAATTACGGGATTTTTGTAGAGTTGGAAAAGGGTGTTGAAGGACTCATCCATATTAGTGAGTTAAGTTGGACACAACATATTAAACATCCCTCCGAGTTGTTCAGTCTGAATGATGAAATCGAAGCAAAGGTGCTCTCCATTGATTCTGAAGAGCGGAAAATATCCTTAGGTGTAAAACAGCTTCAGCCCGATCCGTGGGAATCTATTGAACAGCGGTACACGGAAGGGATGCAGGTGAAGGGTGTTGTCCGGAATCTGACTCAGTTCGGTGCTTTTGTGGAACTGGAAGAAGGTATTGACGGCCTGGTCCATGTGTCCGACCTTTCCTGGACCCGGAAAATCCGCCATCCCAAAGAAGTCCTTCAGAAAGGGCAGGAAGTGGAAGTGGTTATCCTGGAAGTGAATACAGGCAGCCGAAAAATTTCACTGGGCATCAAACAGCTTGAAGCCAATCCCTGGGATGTCATCGAGGAAAAATACAAACCCGGTTCCATGGCCAAAGGAGAAGTCCTGAAGATTCTGGAAAAAGGCGTGATTGTGCAGCTTGAAGAGAATGTTGAAGGACTCATTCCCATGGGTGATATGAGCAAGAAAGACCGGAAAAACTATACGAAGGCCGTAAAGGTCGGGGAAGACGTGGAACTCCGGGTTGAAAAGGTAGACCGGGATGAACGGAAAGTCATCCTGTCCCGTGATGATCTGATCATGAACGAAGAGGAAAAAGAGATCGCAAAAGTCATTTCAAGCCAGGAAAATGCCACGCAGAAAATCGAAATCCCTGAAGATATCCTGAACAAACTGCAAACTGAAGAGAAGATAGCCGAAGCGGAAGAAAAAGAAAAACCTGCCAAGAAAAAGGCGGAATCCAAAAAGAAAAGCCCGAAAAAGGCAGAAAAGAAGGCTGATAAAGAAAGCGATCAACCGGAAGAAGCACCTGCTGAAGAGACATCTGAAGCGGCAGACAAGGTTGAAGATAAGGTTGAAGATAAGAAAGAAGAGGCTGTTGAATCCAAGGCGGCGGACGCCAAGGAGATAGCTGAAGAAGATGTTGAAAAAGAAGCCGCAGGAAAAAAAGAATAA
- a CDS encoding winged helix-turn-helix domain-containing protein — protein MENQVGNLAGKVWETLSSGGPKSVSALVKETGEKKDMVLMALGWLLREDKLMTEIKGKYTMYGLK, from the coding sequence ATGGAAAATCAGGTAGGAAATCTTGCCGGTAAGGTGTGGGAGACACTGTCTTCCGGAGGGCCGAAATCCGTAAGTGCCCTGGTGAAGGAAACAGGAGAAAAGAAAGACATGGTCCTCATGGCTCTCGGCTGGCTGCTTCGTGAAGATAAACTGATGACGGAGATCAAAGGCAAGTACACCATGTACGGCCTTAAATAA
- the tsaD gene encoding tRNA (adenosine(37)-N6)-threonylcarbamoyltransferase complex transferase subunit TsaD, producing the protein MILGIESSCDETSVALLRGFDVLSHIIYSQLIHQEYGGVVPELASREHETAISRVVDKAFAESEGLTPADVDAIAVTYGPGLMGALLVGLNFAKGLAIALDKPLIAVNHVEAHLYAPFLEFPALKPPMLSLLVSGGHTMLIDVRGIRDFTILGQTLDDAAGESFDKVARLLNIGYPGGPMIDRLSEKGDPEAVIFPRSYLDKKSLDFSFSGLKTAVLNYTKTKKSFSKQEIADIAAGFQASVVDVLEEKVRRAVLKTGHKNVILAGGVAANRLLRKRLKELERKMGIRLYYPPLKYCTDNAAMIAAAGALYYEKGWTSGLNVPAIPNLRIYDHSHTG; encoded by the coding sequence CTGATTCTGGGGATTGAATCCTCTTGTGATGAAACCAGTGTGGCTTTGCTGCGGGGTTTTGATGTCCTTTCCCATATAATATATTCTCAACTGATTCATCAGGAATACGGGGGCGTAGTGCCTGAACTGGCTAGCCGTGAACACGAAACGGCTATCTCCCGGGTGGTGGATAAGGCGTTTGCAGAGTCGGAAGGGCTCACACCGGCGGATGTGGATGCTATTGCCGTTACGTATGGACCCGGACTCATGGGGGCTTTGCTTGTAGGACTCAATTTTGCCAAGGGACTGGCGATTGCCCTGGATAAGCCCCTGATTGCCGTGAATCATGTGGAAGCACACCTGTATGCCCCCTTTCTGGAATTTCCCGCATTGAAACCGCCCATGCTGAGTTTGCTGGTTTCCGGCGGCCATACCATGTTGATCGATGTCCGGGGAATCCGGGATTTTACCATCCTGGGACAAACCCTGGATGATGCGGCGGGGGAATCCTTTGATAAAGTCGCCCGTTTGCTGAATATCGGCTATCCCGGAGGACCTATGATTGACCGCCTGTCGGAAAAGGGAGACCCTGAAGCCGTGATTTTTCCCCGGTCTTACCTGGATAAAAAATCCCTTGATTTCAGCTTCAGCGGATTGAAAACCGCCGTGTTGAATTATACCAAAACAAAAAAATCCTTCTCAAAACAGGAAATTGCCGATATTGCAGCCGGTTTTCAGGCTTCGGTAGTGGATGTTCTGGAAGAGAAGGTTCGCCGGGCTGTTTTGAAAACCGGCCATAAGAATGTCATCCTGGCCGGCGGTGTGGCAGCAAACCGTTTACTGCGAAAACGCCTGAAAGAACTGGAACGGAAGATGGGTATCCGTCTTTATTATCCACCGTTGAAATACTGCACGGATAACGCAGCCATGATTGCCGCTGCAGGCGCTCTTTACTATGAAAAAGGGTGGACCTCGGGTTTAAACGTGCCTGCGATCCCCAACCTCAGGATCTATGATCATTCCCATACTGGATAA
- a CDS encoding UDP-glucose/GDP-mannose dehydrogenase family protein produces MKRICIVGTGYVGLVSGTGLADFGNYVVCVDIDKEKIELLKKGEIPIYEPGLKEVVDRNVKAGRLRFSTDIDKAIRDSDVIFSAVGTPPGEGGEADLRAVWAVATVFAKNLDGYKVFVNKSTVPVGTGRKVYELIQELAGQDASFDVVSNPEFLREGSAVGDFLHPDRVVIGSSNPEATEIMKEVYKVLYLRKTPYVETNIESAELIKYASNAFLATKITFINEIANLCDKVGADVHVVAEAMGQDGRISPKFLHPGPGYGGSCFPKDTMALVEIFKESGIRTRIVESVVEANEYQKALVVDRLKELIPDLKGKVVAILGLSFKPNTDDTRFSPSKVVIP; encoded by the coding sequence GTGAAGCGAATATGTATAGTTGGAACGGGATATGTAGGCCTCGTATCCGGCACCGGACTGGCAGATTTTGGTAATTATGTTGTCTGTGTGGATATTGACAAGGAGAAGATTGAACTGCTGAAAAAGGGTGAAATCCCGATTTACGAACCGGGTTTGAAAGAAGTGGTGGACCGGAACGTAAAGGCGGGCAGACTCCGTTTTTCCACGGATATCGATAAAGCCATCCGGGATTCGGATGTGATTTTTTCTGCCGTCGGCACACCGCCCGGTGAAGGAGGCGAAGCGGATTTGAGGGCTGTTTGGGCCGTGGCAACCGTTTTTGCTAAAAATCTGGATGGCTATAAGGTTTTTGTGAATAAATCAACTGTTCCGGTGGGCACGGGCCGGAAGGTCTATGAACTGATTCAAGAACTGGCAGGACAGGATGCCTCTTTCGATGTGGTTTCCAATCCTGAATTCCTCAGGGAAGGCTCTGCTGTCGGCGATTTCCTCCATCCGGACCGGGTGGTGATTGGAAGCAGCAATCCTGAAGCCACGGAGATCATGAAAGAAGTGTACAAGGTTCTCTATCTGCGGAAAACTCCCTATGTGGAAACCAATATTGAATCCGCTGAATTGATTAAATATGCTTCCAATGCTTTTCTTGCCACAAAAATTACATTTATCAATGAAATAGCCAACTTATGCGACAAGGTAGGAGCCGATGTGCATGTGGTGGCGGAAGCTATGGGACAGGACGGGCGGATCAGTCCAAAATTTCTCCATCCGGGCCCCGGTTACGGCGGAAGCTGTTTCCCCAAAGATACCATGGCCCTGGTGGAAATCTTTAAGGAATCCGGTATCCGGACCCGCATTGTTGAGTCCGTCGTCGAAGCCAATGAATACCAGAAAGCCCTGGTCGTGGACCGGTTGAAAGAGCTTATACCGGACCTGAAAGGGAAAGTGGTTGCCATTTTGGGACTCTCTTTCAAACCCAACACCGACGACACTCGTTTTTCACCTTCCAAGGTAGTGATTCC
- a CDS encoding flippase-like domain-containing protein produces MKKESRKRSLQLTSGILISGIAIYYSIKGLDWESVRRGFATVNLWWYLAATLLIILTVWIRAYRWTFFLKNHRPLSLYTLHKGVMIGYFGNNVLPFRLGELLRAYSTSMLTGISTPHLFSTIVLERIVDAFSFFFFLLGISLISPMPEWAGNTRLVLALVLVVILVIFAVYYFFHRKISRYIDTKKGRLWDIVRHIHSGLCVVFDMKYRLYVFILSLVLWAIYGAEFWIGFKMFGMELGVLPAAVLLATSSFAISVPSVPGYVGTYHVAIVQALMIYGIEKSSAFTYAVVLHLVGFISLTLLGFIFYLQTHLSVTSVTKESGTIKKLSNT; encoded by the coding sequence ATGAAAAAAGAGAGCAGAAAACGGAGCTTACAACTTACTTCAGGCATTTTGATTTCCGGTATTGCCATTTATTATTCAATCAAGGGACTGGATTGGGAGTCGGTCCGGCGCGGATTTGCCACAGTAAATCTGTGGTGGTATCTGGCGGCAACCCTTCTGATAATTCTCACGGTATGGATCCGGGCATACAGATGGACTTTTTTTCTGAAGAATCACAGGCCCCTCTCCCTTTACACACTGCATAAAGGGGTCATGATCGGATATTTCGGTAACAACGTCCTTCCTTTCCGCCTGGGGGAACTGCTCCGAGCCTATTCCACATCAATGCTGACCGGCATCAGTACACCTCATTTGTTTTCAACCATTGTCCTGGAGCGGATTGTGGATGCTTTTAGTTTCTTCTTTTTCCTTTTGGGAATTTCTCTCATATCTCCCATGCCTGAATGGGCCGGAAACACCCGCCTGGTATTAGCTCTGGTACTGGTGGTTATATTGGTGATCTTTGCTGTATATTACTTTTTCCACCGGAAAATCTCCCGGTATATAGACACGAAAAAAGGTCGCCTGTGGGATATTGTCCGACATATTCATTCAGGATTGTGTGTAGTATTTGACATGAAATACAGGCTTTATGTTTTCATTCTGAGCCTTGTATTGTGGGCCATTTATGGTGCCGAATTCTGGATCGGCTTTAAAATGTTCGGGATGGAACTGGGAGTGCTGCCGGCTGCCGTTTTACTTGCCACTTCATCTTTTGCAATCAGTGTGCCTTCCGTTCCGGGATACGTGGGAACCTATCATGTGGCAATCGTACAGGCCCTGATGATTTACGGTATAGAAAAATCCTCTGCCTTTACCTACGCCGTTGTCCTCCATCTTGTGGGATTTATATCCCTGACTCTTCTGGGATTTATCTTCTACCTGCAAACCCACCTGTCTGTTACCTCCGTCACAAAAGAATCGGGGACAATAAAAAAACTTTCCAACACATGA